From one Streptomyces sp. CA-210063 genomic stretch:
- a CDS encoding dipeptide/oligopeptide/nickel ABC transporter permease/ATP-binding protein, producing MSVPEFSPAVGPQTESTAKGRSVLRRLVSDPMAAFCLAFLLVVLILGLGSPWLAPVDPNASELSAVNAPPFSSGHLLGGDASGRDILSRLMWGTRQTALACVLLLAVSLVIGMTSGLVAGYYRGRVEAVSNWVSDVVMTLPGVLLLFALYARTGPNIVVAMIVFGLLVAPSYFRLVKSVVVGVRSELYIDAAKVVGLSDLRIVGRHVLWAVRAPVIIHSSFVVAAGIGIEAGVSFLGLGDPATASWGTVLQDSFGNIYTSKAAVAWPALLISLSILALVLLGNALRDVLQSSAHRPTPSARLLRETARRIREESTAALSEGPAPATDAVLSIRGLRIGYPDSESGIREVVHGVDLDVRPGEIHGLVGESGSGKSQIAFSTLGILPREAVILGGRVLLDGEDLLASEQHMRQARGRRIAYVPQEPMSNLDPCFTIGAQLTQGLRAVKAVTKREAERELLALLARVGIKDPERVFRQYPHEISGGMAQRVLICGAVASGPDLIVADEPTTALDVTVQAEVLELLRELRDERGLAMILVTHNLGVVADLCDTVSVMKDGHIVERSDVDSLFEAPDEAYTQELLSSARRVEIAEV from the coding sequence ATGAGCGTGCCCGAGTTCTCCCCGGCCGTCGGGCCGCAGACGGAGTCGACGGCCAAAGGACGGTCGGTGCTTCGCCGGCTCGTGAGCGACCCGATGGCCGCGTTCTGTCTGGCCTTCCTGCTCGTCGTCCTGATCCTGGGGCTGGGCAGCCCCTGGCTGGCGCCGGTGGACCCCAACGCCTCGGAGCTGTCGGCGGTGAACGCGCCGCCGTTCAGTTCAGGTCATCTCCTGGGCGGGGACGCGTCGGGCCGGGACATCCTGTCGCGGCTGATGTGGGGTACGCGGCAGACGGCACTGGCCTGCGTGCTCCTTCTGGCCGTCTCGCTCGTGATCGGGATGACGAGCGGCCTCGTCGCCGGCTACTACCGAGGGAGGGTCGAAGCCGTCTCCAACTGGGTCTCCGACGTCGTCATGACGTTGCCCGGGGTCCTGCTCCTCTTCGCGCTCTACGCCAGGACGGGCCCCAACATCGTCGTCGCGATGATCGTCTTCGGCCTCCTCGTCGCACCGTCCTACTTCCGACTGGTCAAGTCCGTCGTGGTGGGCGTCCGAAGCGAGCTCTACATCGATGCGGCGAAGGTGGTCGGTCTCTCCGACCTGCGTATCGTCGGCCGTCACGTGCTCTGGGCGGTCCGCGCCCCTGTCATCATCCACAGCTCGTTCGTCGTCGCAGCGGGCATCGGCATCGAGGCCGGCGTGAGCTTCCTGGGGCTCGGTGATCCCGCCACGGCATCCTGGGGCACGGTGCTGCAGGACTCCTTCGGCAACATCTACACCAGCAAGGCCGCTGTCGCCTGGCCGGCCCTCCTCATCAGTCTGTCCATCCTGGCCCTCGTCCTGCTCGGCAACGCCCTGCGTGACGTGCTCCAGTCCTCGGCGCACCGCCCGACACCCTCGGCGCGACTGCTCCGGGAGACGGCCCGGCGAATTCGCGAGGAGAGCACTGCCGCACTCTCGGAAGGGCCTGCCCCCGCGACGGATGCGGTTCTGTCGATACGGGGCCTGCGCATCGGCTACCCGGACAGTGAGAGCGGCATACGCGAGGTCGTCCACGGAGTCGACCTGGACGTCCGCCCCGGCGAGATCCACGGCCTGGTGGGCGAGTCCGGCTCGGGCAAATCGCAGATCGCGTTCTCGACGCTGGGCATCCTGCCGCGCGAGGCGGTCATTCTCGGGGGGCGTGTCCTGCTCGACGGCGAGGATCTGCTGGCGAGCGAGCAGCACATGCGCCAGGCACGCGGCCGACGCATCGCGTACGTGCCGCAGGAGCCGATGTCGAACCTGGACCCCTGCTTCACGATCGGGGCGCAGCTCACCCAGGGCCTGCGTGCGGTCAAGGCCGTAACGAAACGCGAAGCAGAACGTGAGTTGCTCGCCCTGCTCGCGCGGGTCGGCATCAAGGATCCGGAGAGGGTTTTCCGCCAGTACCCGCACGAGATCTCCGGCGGCATGGCACAGCGCGTACTCATCTGCGGTGCGGTCGCTTCCGGCCCGGACCTGATCGTCGCGGACGAGCCGACGACCGCTCTGGACGTGACCGTGCAGGCAGAGGTGCTCGAGCTGTTGCGAGAACTGCGTGACGAGCGAGGCCTCGCGATGATCCTCGTGACGCACAACCTCGGCGTCGTGGCGGACCTCTGCGACACCGTCAGCGTGATGAAGGACGGGCACATCGTGGAGCGGAGCGACGTGGACTCTCTCTTCGAGGCGCCCGATGAGGCGTACACGCAGGAATTGCTCTCGTCGGCACGCCGTGTCGAGATCGCGGAGGTGTGA
- a CDS encoding ABC transporter ATP-binding protein, with product MAEPVLKVEDLAVRYGGRRGTGSTVIDGVSFDLNTGETLSLVGESGSGKTTIGRAILGLAPVTEGSISFRGESISNIPRARRRKVARDIQVVFQDPYSSLNPSMSIEDILVEPLLAAGSRDGRTRVRELLDAVGLPADSGRRSPREFSGGQRQRIAIARALALDPTVIICDEPTSALDVTTQARVLTLLKDIQRETGVAYLFISHDLGVVNEVSDRIAVLHQGHIVEIGKATDVATAPEHPYTRKLQMAAPVADPKKQRLRRAKRLETMAAELPAPKVGS from the coding sequence GTGGCAGAGCCGGTTCTGAAGGTGGAAGACCTCGCCGTGCGCTACGGCGGACGTCGGGGCACCGGCAGCACAGTGATCGACGGCGTCTCCTTCGACCTCAACACCGGGGAGACGCTCAGCCTGGTGGGCGAGTCCGGATCGGGAAAGACAACGATCGGGCGCGCGATCCTCGGGCTCGCGCCGGTGACGGAGGGCTCCATCTCGTTCCGTGGCGAGTCCATCAGCAACATCCCACGGGCCCGCCGGCGCAAGGTCGCCCGGGACATCCAGGTGGTGTTCCAGGACCCGTACTCCTCGCTGAATCCGTCGATGTCGATCGAGGACATCCTGGTCGAACCCCTCCTGGCCGCCGGGTCCCGGGACGGACGCACGCGCGTGCGGGAACTGCTCGACGCCGTCGGCCTCCCCGCCGACTCCGGCCGCAGATCCCCCCGGGAGTTCTCCGGCGGACAGCGGCAGCGGATCGCCATCGCCAGGGCACTCGCCCTCGACCCCACGGTCATCATCTGCGACGAACCCACCAGCGCCCTGGACGTGACCACGCAGGCCCGGGTGCTCACGCTGCTGAAGGACATCCAGCGCGAGACGGGTGTGGCGTACCTGTTCATCAGCCACGACCTCGGCGTCGTCAACGAGGTGAGCGACCGGATCGCCGTCCTCCACCAAGGGCACATTGTCGAGATCGGCAAGGCGACCGACGTCGCGACGGCTCCCGAGCACCCCTACACACGCAAGCTGCAGATGGCGGCTCCCGTCGCGGATCCGAAGAAGCAGCGACTGCGGCGGGCCAAGCGCCTGGAAACCATGGCGGCGGAGCTTCCCGCTCCCAAGGTCGGATCATGA
- a CDS encoding non-lysosomal glucosylceramidase: MEPQDRSEPNTTREGGGFPRRAFLRGGALSVAGLVAAGEFGGFPALRSTSTAHASPLNAVRGPEAAYVRTWGLAPDGPCEAVGDPECRTGIPSGLRGRAGGMSVPGLGIPLGGVGAGSFHYNLFGTFGPWSMGGSQASDWWDMRTLPQAAFHIREQVAGASGGPTVKTLATRHDHIAPQRDFDGVLPRWNQLNPGDGTYAALYPFGWTTYNVFKSKVSMRFWSPIVAGEDERTSMPVAFFDVELANPTAKAIDLSVMFTFPNATPHVEGTTRTGLYSRFDTDARSGVAGVTLGSDDATNTPDSYKSEWTIAALPTAGQKLTYVTSWNGAGDGSDIYEPFASTGKLPNSALDDSDSAGAVAMTVRLRPGQKTTVRYALSWDFPQVYYDGAPEGRAVWMRRYTEFLGATSTATNDYVPNSYPFKQAFTIAKRELARHDDSLAAVEAWWKPIAENPKYPVWLRKAALNELFGMVFNASFWEAGLVSNTIPPAPGGPRLGAEIPDTHLFYTIDAGSGGAGANEMDVDSFGYLLYTKLFPTIELGRLRAWLQLTKQDRWGRVPQQIMADTGPFISATAANQGAPSATSEPVFGAPPAGTNDLGALFDPAGGDAFRDCFHKLIYRVYALYKETGDTSLLTYGYPQMLRTLKHSQFFRPPGSHLPADPPSNNPANTYDQLLVNGHGIYNCQLYLLSLQILSTLTPKARALGIPEATRAVEKEIDTELAAAKEEFEETFWNPETGRYRYCDGTGGIDGRTGDIFGAKKPVLPTDAAFLDAFYAQCVASQLGLPNLINLQRARKHWHNTLDAFLAPKDTNGVPVGPPIILDENLNPYPMDYIQPAPGRFVPEIADVWPGTTWMATAAAVHIGRATGDGKLIAKALKMSEAVANRIYDDGATTLGHAFATPESWFVANPNISRYAAYARARSVWQLVDALDTVQGASK; this comes from the coding sequence ATGGAGCCGCAGGACAGGTCCGAACCGAACACGACACGCGAGGGCGGAGGTTTCCCGCGGAGGGCTTTCCTGCGCGGGGGCGCGCTCTCCGTGGCCGGGCTCGTCGCCGCAGGCGAGTTCGGTGGATTCCCGGCCCTTCGCTCGACCTCGACCGCCCACGCGTCACCGCTCAACGCGGTGAGAGGACCGGAGGCGGCGTACGTCCGCACTTGGGGCCTCGCACCGGACGGCCCCTGCGAGGCGGTGGGCGACCCGGAGTGCCGCACGGGCATACCCTCGGGCCTGCGCGGACGCGCCGGCGGTATGAGCGTGCCCGGTCTGGGCATCCCGCTCGGCGGCGTCGGCGCCGGCTCGTTCCACTACAACCTGTTCGGAACCTTCGGGCCATGGAGCATGGGCGGTTCACAGGCGTCGGACTGGTGGGACATGCGCACACTCCCCCAGGCGGCCTTCCACATCCGTGAGCAGGTCGCGGGTGCCTCGGGCGGCCCGACCGTCAAGACCCTCGCCACGCGGCACGACCACATCGCCCCGCAGCGGGACTTCGACGGGGTTCTTCCGCGGTGGAACCAGCTGAACCCCGGTGACGGCACCTATGCCGCGCTGTACCCGTTCGGCTGGACCACCTACAACGTGTTCAAGTCGAAGGTGTCCATGCGGTTCTGGTCGCCGATCGTGGCCGGCGAGGACGAGCGCACCTCGATGCCGGTGGCCTTCTTCGACGTGGAACTGGCGAACCCCACCGCGAAGGCCATCGACCTCTCGGTGATGTTCACGTTTCCGAACGCCACGCCGCATGTGGAGGGCACGACACGCACCGGGCTCTACAGCCGCTTCGACACCGACGCCCGGTCGGGTGTCGCCGGCGTGACGCTGGGTTCGGACGACGCGACGAACACGCCCGACTCCTACAAGTCGGAGTGGACCATCGCCGCCCTGCCGACCGCGGGCCAGAAACTGACGTACGTCACCTCCTGGAACGGAGCAGGCGACGGGAGCGACATCTACGAGCCGTTTGCCTCCACTGGCAAACTGCCGAACAGCGCCCTGGACGACTCGGACTCGGCGGGCGCCGTCGCCATGACCGTGCGGCTACGGCCGGGCCAGAAGACAACCGTCCGGTACGCCCTGTCCTGGGACTTCCCCCAGGTGTACTACGACGGCGCGCCCGAGGGCCGGGCCGTCTGGATGCGCCGCTACACCGAGTTCCTCGGCGCCACCTCGACGGCCACCAACGACTACGTCCCGAACTCGTACCCCTTCAAGCAGGCCTTCACCATCGCCAAGCGTGAGCTGGCACGGCACGACGACTCCCTCGCCGCGGTAGAAGCGTGGTGGAAGCCGATCGCCGAGAACCCGAAGTACCCGGTGTGGCTGCGGAAAGCGGCCCTGAACGAGCTGTTCGGCATGGTCTTCAACGCCTCGTTCTGGGAGGCGGGCCTGGTCAGCAACACCATCCCGCCCGCCCCCGGCGGACCTCGCCTGGGCGCGGAGATCCCCGACACGCACCTCTTCTACACGATCGACGCGGGAAGCGGCGGCGCAGGGGCCAACGAGATGGACGTCGACAGCTTCGGCTACCTGCTGTACACGAAGCTGTTCCCCACCATCGAACTCGGGCGCCTGCGTGCCTGGTTGCAGCTGACCAAGCAGGACCGGTGGGGGCGGGTTCCCCAGCAGATCATGGCCGACACAGGTCCGTTCATCAGCGCGACAGCGGCCAATCAGGGCGCTCCCTCGGCAACGTCCGAACCCGTCTTCGGCGCACCGCCCGCCGGCACCAACGACCTCGGCGCGCTCTTCGACCCCGCGGGCGGCGACGCGTTCCGCGACTGCTTCCACAAGCTCATATACCGGGTGTACGCGCTGTACAAGGAGACCGGCGACACCAGCCTGCTCACCTACGGCTACCCCCAGATGCTGCGCACGCTGAAGCACTCGCAGTTCTTCCGCCCGCCCGGCTCCCACCTCCCGGCGGACCCACCGTCGAACAACCCGGCGAACACCTACGACCAGCTCCTGGTCAACGGCCACGGCATCTACAACTGCCAGCTGTATCTGCTCTCGCTGCAGATCCTCTCGACGCTCACCCCCAAGGCCAGAGCCCTGGGAATACCCGAGGCCACGCGCGCGGTCGAGAAAGAGATCGACACCGAACTGGCAGCGGCGAAGGAGGAGTTCGAGGAAACCTTCTGGAACCCCGAGACCGGGCGCTACCGCTACTGCGACGGCACCGGCGGCATCGACGGGCGGACCGGCGACATCTTCGGCGCCAAGAAGCCGGTACTGCCGACGGACGCCGCCTTCCTGGACGCGTTCTACGCCCAGTGCGTCGCTTCCCAACTCGGCCTACCGAACCTGATCAACCTCCAGCGCGCCCGCAAGCACTGGCACAACACCCTGGACGCCTTCCTCGCGCCCAAGGACACCAACGGCGTTCCCGTAGGCCCGCCCATCATCCTGGACGAGAACCTCAACCCCTACCCGATGGACTACATCCAGCCCGCCCCCGGCCGCTTCGTCCCGGAGATCGCCGACGTGTGGCCCGGCACCACCTGGATGGCGACCGCGGCCGCCGTGCACATCGGCCGCGCGACCGGTGACGGGAAACTCATAGCCAAGGCCCTGAAGATGAGCGAGGCCGTGGCGAACCGGATCTACGACGACGGCGCCACGACCCTGGGACACGCCTTCGCCACACCGGAGTCCTGGTTCGTGGCCAACCCGAACATCTCGCGGTACGCGGCCTACGCCCGAGCCCGCTCCGTCTGGCAGCTCGTCGACGCACTCGACACCGTGCAGGGGGCTTCGAAGTGA
- a CDS encoding family 43 glycosylhydrolase yields the protein MTTPPPPRSSIRPGQVWYDTAGRRIQAHGGSITYLDGTFYWYGENKERTKPGSGIWHWGIRCYASTDLYNWEDRGLIIPPEPDDPKSPLHPAQQVDRPHIIFNATTKGYVCWIKIMGEGHTQESTVLVADDFLGPYRVVRTGLRPLGMNAGDFDLAVHPDDGKAYYYFERVHSELICADLTDDYTDVTGYYSTHFPHPHPPYVREAPAHFTRNGLHYLITSGTTGYAPNRSEVAVARTFHGPWTVLGDPHPHDASGTSYRSQISSVFRHPHKKDLYIALADRWLPGLAPDLAEPIQDEMRRRFSGEATEDAAVLPQELIDPDTSIADYVWLPLRFEGEMAFVDWHDEWRIEDYD from the coding sequence GTGACCACACCGCCACCGCCCCGGTCGTCCATACGTCCGGGCCAGGTCTGGTACGACACCGCCGGCCGCCGCATCCAGGCGCACGGCGGGTCGATCACGTACCTCGACGGAACGTTCTACTGGTACGGGGAGAACAAGGAGAGGACGAAGCCCGGCAGCGGCATCTGGCACTGGGGAATCCGCTGCTACGCCTCCACCGACCTCTACAACTGGGAGGACCGGGGGCTGATCATCCCGCCCGAGCCGGACGACCCGAAGTCTCCTCTCCACCCAGCCCAGCAGGTCGACCGCCCCCACATCATCTTCAACGCGACGACCAAGGGGTACGTGTGCTGGATCAAGATCATGGGTGAGGGGCACACCCAGGAGAGCACCGTCCTCGTCGCCGACGACTTCCTCGGCCCCTACCGCGTCGTCCGCACGGGGCTGCGCCCGCTCGGCATGAACGCCGGCGACTTCGACCTCGCCGTCCATCCCGACGACGGCAAGGCGTACTACTACTTCGAGCGCGTGCACAGCGAGCTGATCTGCGCCGACCTGACCGACGACTACACGGATGTCACCGGCTACTACTCGACCCACTTCCCGCACCCGCACCCGCCGTACGTCCGTGAGGCACCGGCGCACTTCACACGCAACGGACTGCACTACCTGATCACTTCGGGTACCACCGGCTACGCGCCCAACCGGTCGGAGGTGGCGGTCGCGCGGACCTTCCACGGCCCGTGGACCGTGCTGGGCGACCCGCATCCCCACGATGCCTCCGGCACCTCGTACCGCTCCCAGATCAGCTCGGTCTTCAGGCATCCGCACAAGAAGGACCTCTACATCGCCCTGGCCGACAGATGGCTGCCCGGCCTGGCACCCGACCTGGCCGAGCCGATCCAGGATGAGATGCGCAGGCGCTTCTCCGGAGAAGCCACGGAGGACGCCGCCGTGCTCCCCCAGGAACTGATCGACCCCGACACCTCCATCGCGGACTACGTCTGGCTGCCCCTCCGCTTCGAAGGAGAGATGGCCTTCGTGGACTGGCACGACGAATGGCGGATCGAGGACTACGACTGA
- a CDS encoding aldo/keto reductase, translating into MRTTTLGPGGPEVGVIGLGCMGMSFGYDQATPRDEAELISVIHQALDLGMTLLDTSDVYGPLTNEQLLGRALANGHRERAVLATKVGALTRNAQGKPVPGLNNRPEHIRRSLDESLGRLGTDHVDLYYLHRVDPDVPIEESVGALAEAVSAGKARAIGLSEVSVEQIRRAQSVHPITAVQSELSLWTRDWMTEVLPYCEEQGIAFVPYSPLGKGFLTGRFTSFDDLPQDDFRRGLARFQQDALRVNFALAEKVREMAERIGATPAQVALAWVLAQGEYVVPIPGTKTPKYLLDNAGAADVQLSAEDLAELDALPTPQGGRYY; encoded by the coding sequence ATGCGTACCACCACACTCGGCCCGGGCGGACCCGAGGTCGGCGTCATCGGCCTGGGCTGTATGGGCATGAGCTTCGGCTATGACCAGGCCACCCCGCGCGACGAGGCCGAACTGATCTCGGTGATCCACCAGGCCCTCGACCTGGGGATGACCCTGCTGGACACTTCCGACGTGTACGGCCCCCTCACCAACGAGCAGTTGCTCGGCCGTGCGCTTGCCAACGGCCACCGGGAACGAGCGGTGCTGGCCACCAAGGTCGGCGCCCTCACCCGTAACGCCCAGGGGAAACCTGTACCCGGACTGAACAACCGTCCGGAGCACATCCGTCGTTCTCTCGATGAGAGTCTCGGGCGCCTCGGCACGGACCACGTCGACCTGTACTACCTGCACCGCGTCGACCCGGATGTGCCGATCGAGGAGAGCGTGGGCGCGCTGGCGGAGGCCGTGTCGGCGGGCAAGGCCCGCGCGATCGGTCTGTCCGAGGTGAGCGTCGAGCAGATCAGGCGGGCCCAGTCCGTCCACCCGATCACCGCGGTGCAGTCCGAACTGTCGCTGTGGACGCGGGACTGGATGACCGAGGTCCTGCCGTACTGCGAGGAGCAGGGCATCGCCTTCGTACCGTACTCCCCGCTCGGTAAAGGCTTCCTCACCGGCCGCTTCACCTCCTTCGACGACCTGCCCCAGGACGACTTCCGACGCGGTCTGGCCCGCTTCCAGCAGGACGCCCTGCGCGTCAACTTCGCCCTCGCGGAGAAGGTCCGCGAGATGGCCGAACGCATAGGCGCCACCCCGGCGCAGGTGGCGCTGGCGTGGGTCCTGGCCCAGGGTGAGTACGTCGTCCCGATCCCCGGCACCAAGACCCCCAAGTACCTGCTGGACAACGCCGGCGCGGCCGATGTCCAGCTCAGCGCCGAGGACCTCGCCGAGCTCGACGCCCTACCCACCCCGCAGGGCGGCCGCTACTACTGA
- a CDS encoding aldo/keto reductase, whose amino-acid sequence MKHIKLGDLDVSRIGLGTMTMSGVYLSPGETPDDTESIRAIHRALDLGLTLLDTAEAYGPFVNEELVGRAIKDRRDQVVLSTKFGMYSHTSGGMGHIDGTPANLRTALEGSLKRLGTDHIDLYYQHRVDPNTPVEETIGALSDLVTEGKIRHIGLSEAAPESIRRAHAVHPIAALQSEYSLWTRDVEAEILPLLRELGIGLVPWSPLGHGFLTGTIRATEHFEANDWRANNPRFTEENLKSNLRIVEEVEAVAAEVDATSAQVALAWLLAQGDDIAPIPGTKRVSRVEENTAADAIALTAEQLTRLNNLAPAAGDRLHEAGMRLVNR is encoded by the coding sequence ATGAAGCACATCAAGCTGGGGGACCTGGACGTCTCCCGCATCGGCCTGGGCACCATGACGATGTCCGGCGTCTACCTCAGCCCCGGGGAGACCCCCGACGACACCGAGTCCATCCGTGCCATCCACCGGGCGCTCGACCTCGGCCTCACCCTGCTCGACACGGCGGAGGCCTACGGTCCCTTCGTCAACGAAGAACTCGTCGGGCGGGCCATCAAGGACCGCCGCGACCAGGTTGTTCTGTCCACGAAGTTCGGCATGTACTCGCACACCAGCGGCGGCATGGGCCACATCGACGGCACCCCGGCCAACCTCCGCACCGCGCTCGAAGGCTCCCTCAAGCGGCTCGGCACGGACCACATCGACCTCTACTACCAGCACCGCGTCGATCCCAACACGCCCGTAGAGGAGACCATCGGCGCCCTCTCCGACCTGGTCACCGAGGGCAAGATCCGCCACATCGGCCTGTCCGAGGCGGCGCCCGAGTCGATCCGTCGTGCCCACGCCGTGCACCCGATCGCCGCACTGCAGTCGGAGTACTCGCTGTGGACGCGGGATGTGGAGGCGGAGATCCTGCCGCTGCTGCGGGAGCTGGGCATCGGTCTGGTGCCCTGGTCGCCGCTGGGCCACGGCTTCCTCACCGGCACAATCCGTGCCACCGAGCACTTCGAAGCGAACGACTGGCGGGCGAACAACCCCCGCTTCACGGAGGAGAACCTCAAGAGCAACCTGCGCATCGTCGAGGAGGTCGAGGCCGTCGCCGCCGAGGTCGACGCCACTTCCGCGCAGGTGGCCCTGGCCTGGCTGCTGGCCCAGGGCGACGACATCGCCCCGATCCCCGGCACCAAGCGGGTCTCCCGCGTCGAGGAGAACACCGCCGCCGACGCCATCGCACTGACCGCCGAGCAGCTCACCCGCCTGAACAACCTCGCCCCCGCCGCCGGCGACCGCCTCCACGAGGCGGGCATGCGGCTGGTCAACCGCTGA
- a CDS encoding helix-turn-helix domain-containing protein gives MDRRKEIREFLTSRRARITPEQAGLPVYGKASRRVPGLRREEVALLAGVSVDYYTRLERGNARGVSDSVLDNIARALRLTEDEGAHLFDLVRAANATTRTRRATRAQIRPAIQRVLDALAIPALVWNGRFDTLAANRLGRALFSPLFQDQASSVNNARFVFFDPRAQEFFGDWEGVANDTVAVLRWEAGRAPYDKALTDLVGELSTRSEFFRTRWAAHNVQPHRNGVKEFRHPVVGDLTLAYESMSIDADTGLTLISYSPAPGSPSEDALQLLATWAATIDRERAAHPAPEPDPRENR, from the coding sequence ATGGACAGGCGCAAAGAGATCCGTGAATTCCTGACTTCCCGCAGGGCCAGGATCACGCCCGAGCAAGCGGGCCTGCCCGTCTACGGCAAGGCCTCCCGGCGGGTCCCGGGCCTGCGCCGCGAAGAGGTCGCGCTCCTGGCCGGAGTCAGCGTCGACTACTACACGCGGTTGGAACGCGGCAACGCCCGCGGGGTCTCCGACAGCGTCCTGGACAACATCGCGCGAGCGCTCAGGCTCACCGAGGACGAAGGGGCCCACCTCTTCGACCTGGTCCGCGCCGCGAACGCCACCACCCGGACGCGCCGGGCCACCAGAGCACAGATACGTCCCGCCATCCAGCGCGTCCTGGACGCTCTTGCCATCCCCGCCCTCGTGTGGAACGGACGCTTCGACACTCTGGCCGCCAACCGCCTGGGGCGGGCCCTGTTCTCCCCGTTGTTCCAGGACCAGGCCTCGTCCGTCAACAACGCCAGGTTCGTCTTTTTCGACCCGCGGGCGCAGGAGTTCTTCGGCGACTGGGAGGGCGTCGCCAACGACACCGTTGCCGTACTGCGCTGGGAAGCCGGTCGCGCCCCCTATGACAAGGCACTGACCGACCTGGTCGGCGAGCTGTCCACGCGCAGCGAGTTCTTCCGCACCCGCTGGGCAGCACACAACGTGCAGCCGCATCGCAATGGCGTCAAGGAGTTCCGCCACCCCGTCGTCGGCGACCTCACCCTGGCCTACGAGTCGATGTCCATCGACGCCGACACCGGCCTGACCCTCATCTCCTACAGCCCTGCACCCGGATCGCCCTCCGAAGACGCGCTCCAACTCCTCGCCACCTGGGCAGCCACCATCGACCGCGAGCGGGCTGCCCATCCGGCGCCCGAGCCCGACCCACGGGAGAACCGCTGA
- a CDS encoding SDR family NAD(P)-dependent oxidoreductase, with protein sequence MNKGTALIVGVGPGLGLALAEAFARDGHPVALFGRDADRLGKQAAELTGQGFVAAAYRADAGDPEDLRTALGRAADGLGAPEVLVYNAAVMQADTPTGLDAAAWAQALAVNVTGAVVATRTVLPLLRDGRGSLLFTGGGFALHPSPEYTTMSAGKAALRAYVHALHADQHGSGVHVSTVTVAGNIGGEDPRFAPDALAAAYLDLHHQPKDQWQAELVYA encoded by the coding sequence ATGAACAAAGGAACCGCCCTCATCGTCGGTGTCGGCCCCGGCCTCGGCCTGGCGCTCGCGGAGGCTTTCGCACGGGACGGTCATCCGGTCGCGCTCTTCGGCCGCGACGCGGACCGCCTCGGGAAGCAGGCGGCGGAGCTGACCGGCCAGGGCTTTGTGGCGGCCGCGTACCGGGCCGATGCGGGGGACCCCGAAGATCTGCGGACCGCGCTCGGCCGGGCGGCGGACGGCCTCGGCGCGCCGGAGGTCCTCGTCTACAACGCAGCCGTGATGCAGGCTGACACTCCCACGGGGCTGGACGCCGCGGCATGGGCGCAGGCTCTCGCGGTGAATGTCACCGGGGCCGTGGTCGCCACCCGGACGGTCCTTCCTCTCCTGCGGGACGGCCGGGGCAGTCTGCTCTTCACCGGTGGCGGTTTCGCCCTCCACCCCTCGCCCGAATACACCACGATGTCGGCGGGCAAGGCTGCTTTGCGTGCCTACGTCCATGCCCTCCACGCCGACCAGCACGGCTCGGGCGTGCACGTCTCCACCGTCACGGTTGCCGGCAACATCGGCGGCGAGGACCCGCGCTTCGCTCCCGACGCCCTGGCCGCCGCCTACCTCGACCTGCACCACCAGCCGAAGGACCAGTGGCAGGCCGAGCTCGTCTACGCCTGA